The segment TCGATCCGCGGCTCGAAGCGTTCGTCGCGAAGGGCCTCGCGCGGGACCCCGAGCAGAGGTTCCAGACCGCGCAGGAGGCGCTCGCGGCGTGGCGCGAGCTCTCCCCGCGTTCGTCAGGACCGTACATGCAACCAAACGCGCTCGGCACGGCGCACACGATGCCCGCGCCCTCGCACGCGCCCTCGCACGCGCCCTCGATGTCGAGCGGGCCACGCGGGACGATCCCCTTCGACGTGACGCGCCAGGAGCCACACGTCCGTCGGCCCGAGCCGCCGCCGATCGAGGCGGAGAACACGACCGACGACGCGGCCGCGACGCTCGCGATGCCGATCGCGCGGCTCATGCCAAACAAGGGCGCGGGAGGCCCGCAGTGGCCGCCGCTGCCGCAACCCTCGGGCTCGAGCGCGGCGCGACCGAGCCCCTCGGGATACGGCACGAACACGAACAGCTACGCGGGCGCCACGAGCTCGGGGACGTACGGCGTGGCGCAGGCGCCCGCGCCCTCGCCGCAGGGTTATGGCTCGCAGATGCAGATGCCGAGCACGCCGCCCGGCGCTTACCCCGAGCACGCGCAGCCCTACGGGCAGCGGCCGATGAGCGTGCCGCCGCAGCAGGCCGCGTGGCCGCAACAGACGGGCGCGCAGCCGCTTCCGACCGACCTCGTCCCGCAGCCCGCGCCGCGCCGCGTCTGGCCCTTCCTGCTCGGCGGCGTGCTCTTCGCGCTCATCGGCTTCGCCATCGTCGCGGCGATCATGCTCTCGACGGGCAAGTGATCACCACGCGCCGCGCGCGGAGGGCGAGCGGCGCGTGATGCGAGCGTCAGGGTTTGTCTTGGGTCAGAGCGTCCAGCGGACGAGGACACACGTGACGTTGTCCGGTCCGCCGTTCTCGTTCGCGCGCTCGATGAGCTTCGCCGTCGCGGTCTTGATGTCGCCGTGACGCGAGAGGATGTCGGCGATCTCGGGGTCGGTCACGGGGCCGGAGAGGCCGTCGGAGCAGAGCAGGTAGGTGTCGTTGACGGCAGGCACCTCGAAGCGCGTGTCGACCTTGACGGTCTCCTTCATCCCGAGGGCGCGAACGATGACGTTCTTGTGCGGGAAGTTCGCGATCTCCTCGGGCGTGAGGCGCTTCATCTTGATGTAGTCGTTGAGCAGCGAGTGGTCCTCGGTGAGGCACTCGAGCTTGCCGTCGCGATGCCGGTAGACGCGGCTGTCACCGACGTGGGCGATGTACACGCCGTCGTTCGCCGTGAAGATGCCGACGAACGTCGTCCCCATGCCGCGCTTCTTCGACTCGCGTTGCGCCGTCTCGTAGATGCGCAGGTTCGCGAGCTTGATGCCCGTGATGAGGCGGTTCTCTTCGTAGCCCTTGGTGCGATCCATCTTGTAGGGCCACGTGCGCTCGGGATCTTCCTGCGTCTGCGCGAAGAACTCTTGCATCGCATCGACGGCCATCTTCGAGGCGACCTCGCCCGATGCATGACCACCCATGCCGTCGGCCACGATGAAGAGGCCGTACTCCGCCATGATCGCGAAGTTGTCTTCGTTGTGATTACGCTTGCGGCCGACGTTCGTCTCGCCGGCTACCTCGATGCGGAGCTGTTGAGCCACGGTTCACCGAATGTGGGGGACGTGCGGCTCGCTGTTTCTCGTTCCCGGAGAGGGAGCCGAGAGCCGCGCTCGTCATGGTCGGGATCGTTCGGCGGGGTGTCAACGAGATCCCGCGAGACGACCGTCCGCGGGCTCGTTTCCGGTGGAAGTCAGTGGGATCGACCTCACCTCCTGCGCTCGAGCACGTCCGCTCTGGGACGGCCATGCGTGGGCGGCGCTGCATCGCCGAGGGTCGGCAGCTCGGACGGGTGCGCCGGCGGCGCCTTGGGCGCGGCGCGCGGATCGGGCGCCTGACGAAGCACGACCGTCACCTGACGATACTTGCCCTGGCCAAACACCACGAGCGGCACCTTCTCGCCGACCGCGTGCGTCCGGATGACCTCCGCGAGCTGCTCGGGGCTCGTCACGGGCACGCCATCGACGGCGACGATCATGTCGCTGACCGAAGGGTCGCCGCCCTTGAGCTTGGCCTCGGCCGCGGGGCTGTCCGGGTGGATGCTCTGCACACGGACGCCCTTGGCGAACGAGCCGATCTCGGAGGAGCCCTGGATGCCGAGCCAAGCCGCGGGCGCGACCGCGGTCGCAGGGACGGTGCGCAAGAAGGAGCGGACCGCGTTGATGGGGATGCCGAACGCGACAGGGGTGCAAGGGCGACCCTCGTTCGGCGCGCAGCCGCGGCCGAGGAGGGCGACGACGCGGCCATCCTCGTCGATGATGGGCGCGCCGAGATCGAGCGGGGAGATACGCGAGCCGAGCTCGAGGGCGTTGGCGAGCGTGGCGTCGTCGGCGCCGAGCAGGTTGCGGCGGCCGCGGATCACCATCTGCGAGGCGTGGGGTTTGCCCTTGGGGCCCATCGCGAAGCTGCGGATGGTGGCGTCGTTGCGGAGCGGGTCACGCGTCGAGGCGACGAGGCCCTCGGTCCAGCGCCCCGACTGCGGGACGAGCAAC is part of the Polyangium spumosum genome and harbors:
- a CDS encoding serine/threonine protein kinase, translating into MEIEAGTIVANRYRVTRLLGRGGMGEVFAAENTRTGRMVAIKVLHADAKAKASAVERFRREARAAGVINSDYVTQVLDVEEDTNFGIVLVFELLEGESLIDRLKRTGPISFDELYVIIEQVWMGLADAHRVKIIHRDLKPSNVFLERRPDGSARVKILDFGISKLPKEMEGETLTEMGQSLGTFSFMPPEQIGKARLVDERADIYACTTMIYQSLTGQLPYLAKNVLVMVEMKAKAPPRRVGDAMDGPIDPRLEAFVAKGLARDPEQRFQTAQEALAAWRELSPRSSGPYMQPNALGTAHTMPAPSHAPSHAPSMSSGPRGTIPFDVTRQEPHVRRPEPPPIEAENTTDDAAATLAMPIARLMPNKGAGGPQWPPLPQPSGSSAARPSPSGYGTNTNSYAGATSSGTYGVAQAPAPSPQGYGSQMQMPSTPPGAYPEHAQPYGQRPMSVPPQQAAWPQQTGAQPLPTDLVPQPAPRRVWPFLLGGVLFALIGFAIVAAIMLSTGK
- a CDS encoding Stp1/IreP family PP2C-type Ser/Thr phosphatase, yielding MAQQLRIEVAGETNVGRKRNHNEDNFAIMAEYGLFIVADGMGGHASGEVASKMAVDAMQEFFAQTQEDPERTWPYKMDRTKGYEENRLITGIKLANLRIYETAQRESKKRGMGTTFVGIFTANDGVYIAHVGDSRVYRHRDGKLECLTEDHSLLNDYIKMKRLTPEEIANFPHKNVIVRALGMKETVKVDTRFEVPAVNDTYLLCSDGLSGPVTDPEIADILSRHGDIKTATAKLIERANENGGPDNVTCVLVRWTL
- a CDS encoding S1C family serine protease, translating into MTNFPASPAKHPASGHTYRVKNRQRWSLAGTLAVLALMAPAAVFAQAPAGRPLPNAPPSRLAPPTLPAPRATPAADPNAPADPNTKKEPSVEEKALRGIVAIERGGQPVSLGVALAGDGRILAALSPLGSGNDLEARFADGSVARVKLGHHDRTWDLALLVPQSGRWTEGLVASTRDPLRNDATIRSFAMGPKGKPHASQMVIRGRRNLLGADDATLANALELGSRISPLDLGAPIIDEDGRVVALLGRGCAPNEGRPCTPVAFGIPINAVRSFLRTVPATAVAPAAWLGIQGSSEIGSFAKGVRVQSIHPDSPAAEAKLKGGDPSVSDMIVAVDGVPVTSPEQLAEVIRTHAVGEKVPLVVFGQGKYRQVTVVLRQAPDPRAAPKAPPAHPSELPTLGDAAPPTHGRPRADVLERRR